The following coding sequences lie in one Pontibacter sp. G13 genomic window:
- a CDS encoding c-type cytochrome produces MLGTLSHCQRPDTPDPDIPEPPEVPDTTEVEVEIPIGTHVIPASPQRIGDPESGRDYLIYGDYLRSGIPYAAFLFVQGQDPTNELDRIGDNRVLNYAYTAVDAPNGVRIVGANCLQCHADTYNGELIVGLGNAHGDFTFDVSTMVPQIDAGIQLVYGNPSPEWEAWEPVRKSMLATGPYSTMPTLGVNPADQISLILALHRDPNTLAWSDTSLGSFPLTPIPTDVPPWWHMKKKHALYYNGAGRGDFAKFLMTASLMTLSDSGEARRIDRHFEDVVAYIQSLEAPTYPEQVDDSLVAIGEVLFAETCSKCHGTYGTEETYPNLLVDLPTIGTDPSLAHENFAFAPFVDWYKESWFSQGSQAAALTIEPGYVAPPLDGVWVTAPYFHNGSVPTLEGVLNSQARPTLWRRSFTDREYDHEAVGWVYEGMAEKQDLETYDTREEGYGNQGHTFGDHFSDAERKAVIEYLKTL; encoded by the coding sequence ATGCTAGGAACGCTGTCTCATTGCCAGCGTCCAGATACGCCCGATCCAGACATCCCTGAACCACCGGAAGTGCCTGACACAACGGAAGTGGAGGTGGAGATTCCCATTGGAACGCATGTGATCCCCGCTTCCCCTCAACGGATTGGTGATCCCGAATCAGGCCGTGATTACCTGATTTATGGAGATTATTTGCGATCGGGAATTCCGTATGCTGCTTTCCTATTTGTCCAAGGTCAAGACCCCACGAACGAATTGGACCGAATCGGTGATAACCGAGTGCTCAACTATGCCTATACCGCTGTAGATGCTCCGAATGGAGTTCGTATTGTCGGAGCGAATTGCCTCCAGTGTCATGCCGATACCTACAATGGCGAATTAATTGTCGGTCTCGGAAATGCGCATGGGGATTTCACTTTCGATGTGAGTACCATGGTTCCCCAAATTGACGCTGGGATTCAATTGGTCTATGGCAATCCTTCTCCCGAATGGGAGGCATGGGAGCCGGTCCGAAAGAGCATGTTGGCAACCGGGCCGTATTCAACCATGCCAACATTGGGGGTGAATCCGGCTGATCAAATTTCACTGATTTTGGCGCTGCACCGCGATCCAAATACCTTGGCGTGGTCTGATACCTCTTTGGGGAGTTTTCCGTTGACCCCGATTCCTACGGATGTCCCGCCCTGGTGGCACATGAAAAAGAAACATGCCCTGTACTACAATGGTGCTGGGCGTGGGGATTTCGCAAAATTCCTCATGACGGCGAGTTTGATGACCCTTTCGGACTCAGGTGAAGCTCGGCGGATCGACCGGCATTTTGAAGATGTCGTGGCCTACATCCAAAGTCTGGAAGCTCCCACTTACCCAGAACAGGTGGATGATTCTTTGGTGGCAATTGGAGAAGTTTTATTCGCAGAGACCTGTAGCAAGTGTCACGGTACATACGGTACAGAGGAAACCTATCCGAATCTCCTAGTAGATCTTCCTACCATTGGGACCGACCCCAGCTTGGCTCATGAGAATTTTGCTTTCGCGCCATTTGTTGATTGGTACAAGGAGAGTTGGTTCAGTCAAGGAAGTCAAGCAGCAGCCCTGACGATAGAGCCCGGGTATGTGGCTCCTCCATTGGATGGAGTGTGGGTGACAGCCCCTTATTTCCACAATGGTTCTGTCCCGACCTTGGAAGGCGTACTCAATAGCCAAGCTCGTCCTACACTCTGGAGACGATCATTCACGGATCGGGAGTATGATCATGAAGCCGTGGGCTGGGTATACGAGGGAATGGCAGAGAAGCAGGACCTTGAGACGTATGATACCCGAGAAGAAGGCTATGGCAATCAGGGCCACACCTTCGGGGATCATTTCTCTGATGCAGAACGAAAAGCTGTTATTGAATACTTGAAGACTCTGTAG
- a CDS encoding response regulator, which yields MKKHILIVDDDASIRMLLTFILKQQYRVSTCENGWEALAQLASGEIPDLIIADLDMPKMTGFELLSHIRMSGLWRNLPFVILSGFETPKTREACFQQGASAYLLKPFNPEIVKREIAAAIESTPFAGYSLRAWRQAKGPTIS from the coding sequence ATGAAAAAGCATATTCTCATTGTGGATGACGACGCGAGCATCCGCATGCTGCTGACCTTCATTCTCAAACAGCAATATCGGGTTTCAACCTGTGAAAACGGCTGGGAAGCCCTTGCCCAACTTGCTTCCGGCGAAATACCGGATTTGATCATTGCGGACTTGGATATGCCTAAGATGACGGGATTTGAATTGCTTTCGCATATCCGGATGAGTGGTCTATGGCGGAATCTACCCTTCGTGATCCTGTCGGGATTTGAGACACCCAAAACTCGGGAGGCATGCTTTCAGCAAGGAGCCAGCGCATATTTGCTCAAGCCGTTCAATCCTGAAATTGTCAAGCGCGAAATCGCTGCTGCCATTGAATCAACTCCATTTGCCGGTTACAGCCTAAGGGCGTGGCGGCAGGCCAAAGGGCCCACCATTTCCTAG
- a CDS encoding sugar transferase has product MKRSISKEPISPSYAQQSHSTTAQHIQVPTAKLLLVIGDFPKTLKEDLEQQGYRLHQTQTAFRAFVWLEQKVNDAERLHATPFAMHPLPVAILCGTSLPDGDGWDLIGKIRELPECSEIPTILLHDEPIDRLLWERAIQTGIDDLYGPTVNAFQIHSRISFLVTFKPTFESRPITSGKPNVSPLPIWKRTMDLVLASLGLLLLGPFILGMAIIHRGRSRGPLFESLVKVGRGYELIHCWQFHGKNSTRSTSRLWTSHFSDAPMLWNVFRGDMSIVGNRPLSMDEAETLTTDDWAGRFLAPAGITGMWQLKRQQSPEAPTEVRAHLDTTYSQRMSLRTDLGLILKTLPLVFSRKRGGKSGVSDELRAVQKSYSE; this is encoded by the coding sequence ATGAAACGGTCCATCTCCAAGGAGCCCATTTCTCCTTCATACGCCCAGCAATCCCATTCTACCACCGCTCAACATATACAAGTCCCCACAGCCAAGCTTCTGTTGGTGATTGGAGATTTTCCCAAAACGCTCAAGGAAGATCTCGAACAACAGGGATATCGACTTCATCAGACCCAAACGGCTTTTCGGGCTTTCGTCTGGTTGGAGCAAAAAGTCAATGATGCTGAAAGGCTGCATGCTACCCCATTTGCCATGCATCCACTACCTGTGGCGATCCTTTGCGGTACTTCCCTTCCTGATGGAGACGGGTGGGACCTGATCGGCAAAATCAGAGAGTTGCCTGAATGCTCAGAGATTCCAACCATCCTGCTGCATGACGAACCGATAGATCGTCTTCTGTGGGAGCGCGCCATTCAGACTGGAATAGATGATCTGTACGGACCGACTGTCAACGCCTTCCAGATCCACAGCCGGATCTCATTTCTAGTGACGTTTAAGCCGACTTTCGAATCCAGACCTATCACTTCGGGAAAACCGAATGTGAGCCCGCTCCCTATTTGGAAGCGAACGATGGATTTGGTGTTGGCAAGTCTGGGGTTGTTGCTGCTTGGTCCATTTATTCTCGGAATGGCCATCATTCATCGGGGAAGATCACGTGGACCTTTGTTTGAATCCCTCGTCAAGGTCGGTCGTGGCTACGAATTGATCCATTGCTGGCAATTTCATGGGAAAAATTCTACGAGAAGTACTTCTCGGCTATGGACGAGCCATTTTAGCGATGCGCCGATGCTCTGGAATGTGTTTCGGGGAGATATGTCTATCGTGGGAAATCGCCCGCTGAGTATGGATGAGGCGGAAACGCTGACAACAGATGATTGGGCAGGGAGGTTTTTGGCACCTGCGGGGATCACAGGGATGTGGCAACTCAAGCGGCAACAAAGTCCCGAAGCTCCTACCGAAGTACGTGCGCATCTGGATACGACTTATTCACAACGAATGAGTCTGCGGACTGATTTGGGCTTGATTTTGAAAACGCTTCCTCTGGTTTTCAGCAGAAAAAGAGGGGGGAAATCTGGAGTGTCTGACGAATTGCGTGCTGTACAAAAATCGTACAGCGAATAG